From the Sebastes fasciatus isolate fSebFas1 chromosome 3, fSebFas1.pri, whole genome shotgun sequence genome, one window contains:
- the LOC141765360 gene encoding ecto-ADP-ribosyltransferase 4-like, translating to MMKESMLMFIVLCCLCVRIRPLNAKTLPEHDTIKALLKRSDVQKVDVETSSPQEATVDPSSASEEPVNVQNTSVQAAVQKTTNASLKAAVQVPSGLSRLIRIPLSLSLDSVDDMYYGCSQKMLINVKRHYLPRSTREGLHSTYTKLCALKAMKNKDMYDPLSWNHFRALCAYTAGSYDDLNRAVHRGKASYKTSFQFHALHFLLSDAIRLLKLNQRSCFTTYRRSKLLFIGELGQTIRFGSFASSSLNKDLRQFGRRTCFEIETCFGAYLKSYSEFDSDEDEVLIPPYEMFTIVSVNVTGENDLHCDAFYKLETAGVYSSLNCQAEDLYN from the coding sequence TTGCCTGAACATGACACCATAAAGGCCCTGTTGAAACGCTCTGATGTCCAAAAGGTCGATGTTGAGACATCCTCTCCACAGGAGGCTACAGTGGACCCATCTTCAGCATCTGAAGAGCCTGTAAATGTTCAGAATACCTCCGTTCAGGCTGCCGTGCAGAAAACCACAAACGCCTCGCTGAAGGCAGCAGTACAGGTCCCGTCAGGTCTGTCCAGGCTCATCAGAATCCCtctcagcttgtctctggacTCCGTCGATGACATGTATTACGGCTGCTCCCAGAAGATGCTGATCAACGTGAAACGCCACTACCTCCCCAGGAGCACCAGGGAAGGTCTGCACTCCACATACACAAAGCTGTGTGCCCTCAAAGCCATGAAGAATAAGGACATGTATGACCCGCTGTCCTGGAATCACTTCAGGGCTCTGTGTGCCTACACAGCGGGGTCATACGACGACCTAAACCGAGCAGTCCATAGGGGGAAGGCTTCCTACAAGACATCGTTTCAATTCCACGCCCTCCACTTCCTGCTGTCTGACGCCATCCGGCTCCTCAAACTCAACCAAAGAAGCTGCTTCACCACCTACCGGAGGAGCAAACTGCTCTTCATCGGGGAATTAGGACAAACCATTCGCTTCGGCTCATTCGCCTCCAGCTCCCTCAACAAGGACTTGCGTCAGTTTGGACGGAGGACCTGCTTTGAGATAGAAACATGTTTTGGCGCCTACCTCAAGTCCTATTCCGAGTTTGACTCGGACGAAGATGAAGTACTGATTCCTCCGTATGAGATGTTCACTATTGTCTCTGTGAACGTGACGGGAGAGAACGACTTACACTGTGATGCTTTCTACAAGCTTGAGACTGCCGGGGTTTACAGCAGTCTCAACTGCCAGGCTGAGGACCTTTATAATTAG